In a single window of the Flavivirga spongiicola genome:
- the dnaA gene encoding chromosomal replication initiator protein DnaA, with amino-acid sequence MSITAQSVWDNCLEFIKDNIQPQAYKTWFEPIIAVKLTDNALSIQVPSKFFYEWLEEHYVKILKVSLTKELGETAKLVYIIKMENTYGNKQPFTEKIPSSNRGSVKSQDVDIPLNNKNPELRNPFVIPGIRNVKIESQLNPNYSFENFLEGDSNRLARSAGLAVSAKPGGTSFNPLLVFGGVGLGKTHLAHAIGVDIKDKHPEKTVLYISAEKFTQQYIDAVKKNNRNDFIHFYQIIDVLIIDDVQFLSGKTGTQDVFFHIFNHLHQNGKQVILTSDKAPVDMQDIEQRLLSRFKWGLSAELQTPDFETRVSILRNKLYRDGVEMPEDIIDYVAKNIKTNVRELEGAIISLIAQSSFNKKEITIDLARIIVEKFVKNTKREVSIDYIQKVVSDYFQMDIDTLQSKTRKRHIVQARQLAMFFAKKFTKASLASIGSQIGKRDHATVLHACKTVDNLSSTDKQFRKYVEDITKKLSV; translated from the coding sequence AGACAATGCACTAAGCATTCAAGTTCCAAGTAAATTCTTTTACGAGTGGCTTGAAGAGCATTATGTAAAAATCCTAAAAGTATCGCTTACAAAAGAATTAGGTGAAACAGCCAAACTTGTTTACATTATTAAAATGGAAAACACGTATGGCAACAAACAACCTTTTACTGAAAAAATCCCAAGCTCAAATAGAGGCTCAGTAAAATCACAAGACGTTGATATTCCTTTAAACAATAAAAACCCGGAATTAAGGAACCCTTTTGTTATTCCTGGTATTAGAAATGTTAAGATTGAATCTCAACTGAACCCTAATTATAGTTTTGAAAACTTTTTAGAAGGTGACTCCAACCGATTAGCACGTAGTGCTGGATTAGCAGTTTCTGCAAAACCTGGCGGCACATCTTTTAATCCGCTTTTAGTTTTTGGAGGTGTAGGTCTGGGTAAAACACATTTGGCACATGCTATTGGTGTTGACATAAAAGATAAGCATCCAGAAAAAACTGTTTTATATATTTCTGCAGAGAAATTTACACAACAATACATAGACGCTGTTAAGAAAAATAATAGAAATGATTTTATTCATTTTTATCAAATTATTGATGTATTAATTATTGATGATGTTCAATTCCTTTCCGGAAAAACAGGAACACAGGATGTTTTCTTCCATATCTTTAATCATTTACATCAAAATGGTAAGCAGGTTATTTTAACTAGCGACAAAGCACCTGTTGATATGCAAGATATTGAGCAACGCTTATTATCTCGTTTTAAATGGGGCCTTTCTGCTGAATTACAAACACCAGATTTCGAAACTAGAGTTTCTATACTTAGGAACAAATTATATCGAGATGGTGTCGAAATGCCAGAAGATATTATTGACTACGTAGCTAAAAACATTAAAACCAATGTTAGAGAATTAGAAGGTGCCATCATTTCATTAATAGCACAATCTTCGTTCAATAAAAAAGAAATTACTATTGACCTAGCTAGAATTATAGTTGAGAAATTTGTTAAGAACACAAAACGCGAAGTTTCAATAGATTACATACAAAAAGTAGTATCAGATTATTTCCAAATGGATATTGATACTTTACAATCTAAAACAAGAAAACGCCACATTGTTCAAGCACGTCAATTGGCTATGTTTTTTGCAAAAAAATTCACTAAGGCATCATTAGCAAGTATTGGTTCTCAAATAGGAAAACGTGACCATGCTACCGTTTTACACGCTTGTAAAACGGTTGACAATTTATCTTCGACAGATAAACAATTTAGAAAGTATGTTGAAGATATCACTAAAAAGCTTTCTGTATAA
- a CDS encoding low molecular weight protein-tyrosine-phosphatase: MTKILMVCLGNICRSPLAEGILKSKLSNDLFQVDSAGTANYHIGNSPDKRSVAVARKYGLDISNLKGRQFKTSDFDLFDVIYVMDASNFENVISLARNNEDIEKVKFILNEIYPNQNYDVPDPYYGGDDGFENVYKMLDEACDVIAKTLT, from the coding sequence ATGACTAAAATTCTGATGGTATGTTTGGGAAACATTTGTCGTTCTCCACTCGCCGAAGGCATTTTAAAATCTAAACTTTCAAACGATTTATTTCAAGTAGATTCTGCTGGTACTGCTAATTATCACATAGGAAATTCTCCTGACAAACGTTCGGTTGCCGTAGCTAGAAAATACGGATTGGACATTTCGAATTTAAAAGGACGTCAATTTAAAACTTCAGACTTTGATTTGTTCGATGTAATTTATGTCATGGATGCATCCAACTTTGAAAATGTTATTTCTTTAGCTAGAAATAATGAAGATATTGAAAAAGTAAAATTCATTTTAAACGAAATTTATCCTAATCAAAATTACGATGTTCCAGACCCATATTATGGAGGTGATGATGGTTTTGAGAACGTTTACAAAATGCTAGATGAAGCTTGTGATGTGATTGCAAAAACTTTAACTTAA
- a CDS encoding SAM-dependent methyltransferase, translating into MNPVKGKLYLIPTTLGDNEPLEVLPISVKQIIEQTDTFIVENEKTARRFIKRITPNKPQPSLNIFHLNKFTDVSELPSFLSPCLNGTNIGLLSDAGCPGVADPGADIVKLAHQKNIKVVPLVGPSSILMAIMSSGMNGQSFAFNGYLPIDKGERKSEIKRLERLSFEHNQSQLFIETPYRNNKMLEDLCHTLEKNTDISVACDITLSTEFIKTQTAIEWKKNIVDLHKRPTIFIIHKS; encoded by the coding sequence ATGAATCCAGTTAAAGGAAAGCTATATTTAATCCCGACTACACTAGGCGACAACGAACCGCTAGAAGTTTTACCTATATCTGTAAAACAAATAATTGAACAAACCGACACTTTTATCGTTGAAAATGAAAAAACAGCTAGACGCTTTATAAAAAGAATAACTCCTAATAAACCACAACCATCTTTAAATATATTTCACTTAAACAAGTTTACTGATGTTAGCGAATTACCTAGCTTTCTATCTCCTTGTTTAAACGGAACTAATATTGGACTATTATCTGATGCAGGATGCCCTGGCGTAGCTGATCCTGGCGCTGATATTGTTAAATTAGCACATCAAAAAAACATCAAAGTAGTACCTTTAGTTGGCCCTTCATCTATTTTAATGGCAATAATGAGTTCAGGAATGAATGGACAAAGTTTTGCTTTCAATGGCTATTTACCCATAGACAAAGGAGAACGAAAAAGTGAAATTAAACGATTAGAACGACTTTCTTTTGAGCACAATCAATCTCAATTATTTATAGAAACACCATATAGGAACAATAAAATGTTGGAAGATTTATGTCATACACTGGAAAAAAACACTGACATATCTGTAGCATGCGATATCACCTTAAGCACGGAGTTTATAAAAACACAAACGGCAATTGAATGGAAAAAAAATATTGTAGACCTGCATAAGAGACCTACAATATTTATTATTCATAAAAGCTAA
- a CDS encoding peptidoglycan-binding protein LysM, whose protein sequence is MVKNIASYITLTLTICIILSVSFSSDETIDLSRYSTKGLDLNYTVRVDESNLLAANEPFSPYLGKSFVGFKEALAFKESGGDYFSVNTYGYLGKYQFGKETLKMIGIKNAAKFLKNPKLQERAFIANAERNKWILRRDIKNFVGKRINGIIITESGILAAAHLGGPGNVKKYLRSYGLDNFADGYGTTVHEYMKRFSGYDTSFVKPNKKAKAI, encoded by the coding sequence ATGGTAAAGAATATTGCAAGTTATATTACCCTCACGCTTACAATATGTATTATATTAAGTGTTTCGTTTTCATCTGATGAAACGATAGATTTAAGTAGGTATTCTACTAAAGGATTAGACTTAAATTATACAGTGCGTGTGGATGAGAGTAATTTATTAGCTGCTAACGAGCCATTCTCTCCTTATTTAGGTAAATCGTTTGTAGGGTTTAAGGAAGCATTAGCTTTTAAAGAATCTGGAGGTGATTATTTTTCTGTGAATACATACGGTTATTTAGGTAAGTATCAATTTGGGAAGGAAACTTTAAAAATGATCGGCATTAAAAATGCAGCTAAATTTTTAAAGAACCCTAAGCTTCAAGAGCGTGCTTTTATAGCAAATGCAGAACGGAATAAGTGGATTTTGAGGCGTGATATTAAGAATTTTGTTGGAAAACGAATTAACGGTATTATAATAACAGAGTCAGGTATTCTGGCTGCAGCACATTTAGGAGGTCCTGGTAATGTGAAAAAATACTTAAGAAGTTACGGTTTGGATAATTTTGCTGATGGTTATGGTACTACGGTGCACGAATATATGAAGCGTTTTTCTGGATACGATACTTCTTTTGTAAAACCAAATAAAAAAGCGAAAGCCATTTAG
- a CDS encoding DUF2279 domain-containing protein — MKNFVIKYTLLFILFSSLSYSQSGLDKFLTPSDTLNKPRRNTVIITETSLAGLTLIGLNQLWYADFDRSKFHTINDNNEWLQMDKAGHVFTSYQIGKYGAQLLNWSGVRKEDQLIYGATLGFAFLTAVEVLDGYSKEWGFSWGDIAANGAGTGLYIGQELLWNEQRIALKYSFHQTKYARLNPDKLGENFLEQILKDYNGQTYWLSANLHSFFKESKIPKWLNIAVGYGADGMLSEMKVIDNQVLTNNHRMRQYYLSFDVNLNAIRTNSKFLRSVLDIFNMVKIPFPTLEINKNKCVFHLFYN; from the coding sequence GTGAAGAATTTTGTTATAAAATACACTCTTTTATTCATATTATTTTCTTCACTTTCTTACTCGCAATCTGGATTAGATAAATTTTTAACACCTAGCGACACACTTAATAAGCCTAGGAGAAATACAGTTATTATAACAGAAACATCCTTGGCAGGTTTAACATTAATAGGCTTAAATCAACTTTGGTATGCAGATTTCGATCGGTCAAAATTTCATACCATTAATGATAATAACGAATGGCTTCAAATGGATAAAGCTGGTCATGTATTTACATCTTACCAAATAGGAAAATATGGTGCACAGTTGCTAAATTGGAGCGGTGTAAGGAAAGAGGACCAATTAATATATGGAGCAACTTTGGGTTTTGCTTTTTTAACAGCTGTAGAAGTTTTAGACGGATATTCTAAGGAATGGGGTTTTTCGTGGGGAGATATTGCTGCTAATGGAGCAGGAACAGGTTTGTATATTGGACAAGAATTGTTATGGAATGAACAGAGAATTGCCTTAAAGTATTCTTTTCACCAAACAAAGTATGCGCGTTTGAATCCAGATAAGCTTGGGGAAAACTTTTTAGAGCAAATATTGAAAGACTATAATGGACAAACCTATTGGTTAAGTGCTAATTTGCATTCCTTTTTTAAAGAAAGTAAAATTCCAAAATGGTTAAACATAGCAGTAGGCTATGGTGCAGATGGAATGCTTTCTGAAATGAAAGTTATTGACAATCAGGTGTTAACAAATAATCACAGGATGCGTCAATATTATTTAAGTTTTGATGTAAATTTGAATGCTATTAGGACAAATTCAAAGTTTTTGAGGTCTGTTTTAGACATTTTTAATATGGTAAAGATACCATTCCCTACATTAGAAATTAATAAAAATAAGTGTGTATTTCATCTATTCTACAACTAA
- the mltG gene encoding endolytic transglycosylase MltG has translation MYIKKILLTIVIIGLVVAAFFANFVYKAMLRPNTTFNNETAYVFIPSKAVYEDVRNQLIPLLDDIDSFDDLAEQKKYTTNIKAGKYAIKKGMTNNDIINSIRSKNIPVKVSFNNQETLEKLAGRIAIQIEADSVSLLKAMKDQSFLVENNFKETTALGMYLPNSYELFWNTSAESFRKRMLKEYNRFWNDSRKNKAKTINLSQGEVIALASIVYEESKQANEQPRIAGVYINRLKIGMPLQADPTLKFAAYKLPKYKNTIIKRVLNIHKKIESPYNTYKNAGLPPGLIAMPDISAIDAVLNHEKHKYLYFAADAKRLGYHKFAKTLSQHNANAREYHRYLSSQGINK, from the coding sequence ATGTATATAAAAAAGATACTCCTTACTATTGTAATTATTGGATTGGTGGTTGCGGCATTTTTCGCAAATTTTGTGTATAAAGCTATGCTAAGGCCAAATACGACATTTAATAACGAAACTGCTTATGTTTTTATCCCTTCTAAAGCAGTTTATGAAGATGTTAGAAATCAGTTAATACCATTGTTGGATGATATAGATTCTTTTGATGATTTAGCTGAGCAAAAGAAATATACAACTAACATTAAAGCAGGAAAGTATGCTATTAAAAAGGGAATGACTAATAATGATATTATTAATTCCATACGTAGCAAAAATATACCGGTTAAAGTCTCTTTTAACAATCAAGAAACTCTAGAAAAGTTAGCGGGGCGTATAGCCATACAAATAGAAGCAGATAGTGTTTCTTTGCTAAAAGCAATGAAGGATCAATCGTTTTTAGTTGAAAATAACTTTAAAGAAACCACTGCTTTGGGAATGTATTTACCTAACAGTTATGAGCTTTTCTGGAACACTTCTGCAGAATCGTTTAGAAAACGTATGCTTAAAGAGTATAACCGTTTTTGGAATGATTCGAGAAAAAATAAAGCAAAAACTATAAATTTGTCTCAAGGTGAAGTTATTGCATTAGCATCTATAGTTTATGAAGAATCTAAGCAAGCTAATGAGCAGCCTAGAATTGCGGGAGTTTATATAAACAGATTAAAAATCGGGATGCCATTGCAGGCAGATCCTACGCTTAAATTTGCAGCTTATAAATTGCCTAAATATAAAAATACCATTATTAAACGTGTTTTGAATATTCACAAAAAGATTGAATCCCCATATAATACATATAAAAATGCGGGATTACCACCCGGTTTAATAGCCATGCCCGATATTTCGGCTATTGATGCCGTTTTAAACCATGAGAAACATAAATACTTGTATTTTGCTGCAGATGCAAAACGTTTAGGTTATCACAAGTTTGCCAAAACGTTGTCTCAGCATAATGCAAATGCCAGAGAATATCACCGCTATTTATCATCTCAAGGTATTAATAAATAG
- a CDS encoding GNAT family N-acetyltransferase, which translates to MITLKGENIYLRALEPEDLEFIHTIENDETIWEISNTMTPYSKYLIKQYLEQAHKDIFEVKQLRLVISSYKGESLGMIDLFDFDFKNGRAGVGILVKETNNRGKGYGKEALKLLTDYSFTHLGLHQLYCNISEENEASIKLFTNQGFEKIGLKKDWIDINGSYKNEYLFQLINN; encoded by the coding sequence ATGATTACTTTAAAAGGCGAAAATATATACTTGCGTGCTTTAGAGCCTGAAGATTTAGAGTTTATTCATACTATTGAAAATGATGAGACGATATGGGAAATAAGTAATACGATGACACCGTATTCAAAATATTTAATAAAGCAGTATTTAGAACAAGCGCATAAAGATATTTTTGAAGTTAAACAATTACGTCTTGTTATTTCGAGTTATAAAGGTGAATCTTTAGGAATGATTGATTTGTTTGATTTCGATTTTAAAAATGGTAGAGCCGGTGTTGGTATTTTAGTTAAAGAGACAAATAATCGAGGGAAAGGTTACGGTAAAGAGGCTCTTAAATTATTAACAGACTATAGCTTTACACATTTGGGTTTGCATCAGTTGTATTGTAATATTTCTGAAGAAAATGAAGCAAGTATAAAGCTTTTTACGAACCAGGGATTTGAAAAGATTGGACTTAAAAAGGATTGGATTGATATTAATGGATCCTATAAAAATGAATATTTATTTCAGCTTATAAATAATTAA
- the dapF gene encoding diaminopimelate epimerase, protein MQQTFYKYQGTGNDFVMIDNRQQTFDKKNTEQVAFLCDRRFGVGADGLILLENHDDFDFKMVYYNADGNESSMCGNGGRCLVAFAKQLGVIKDKAVFEAIDGLHHATIDGDIVKLQMLDVDTIEKHENHVFLDTGSPHHVQFENQIEAFDIKTEGSKIRYGSPYNEAGSNVNFVKKVNDQIFTVRTYERGVEDETLSCGTGVTAVALAMHAINETTENLITLQVQGGELRVSFDVENGLYSNVWLIGPAKFVFKGTI, encoded by the coding sequence ATGCAACAGACTTTTTATAAATATCAGGGTACAGGAAATGATTTTGTGATGATTGATAATCGTCAGCAAACTTTCGACAAAAAGAATACCGAACAAGTCGCATTTTTATGTGATAGACGTTTTGGTGTAGGAGCTGATGGACTTATTTTATTGGAAAATCATGATGATTTTGATTTTAAAATGGTGTATTATAATGCTGATGGGAACGAAAGTTCCATGTGTGGTAATGGTGGACGTTGTCTAGTAGCATTTGCTAAGCAACTAGGTGTTATAAAAGATAAGGCAGTTTTTGAAGCTATTGACGGATTGCATCACGCTACTATTGATGGCGATATTGTGAAACTTCAAATGCTCGATGTTGATACGATTGAAAAACATGAAAACCATGTTTTTTTAGATACAGGATCACCACATCATGTGCAATTTGAAAATCAGATAGAAGCATTTGATATAAAAACTGAAGGCTCAAAAATTAGATATGGTTCACCATATAATGAGGCAGGTAGTAATGTGAATTTTGTTAAAAAAGTAAACGATCAAATTTTCACAGTTAGAACTTACGAGCGAGGTGTGGAAGACGAAACGTTATCATGTGGTACAGGAGTTACTGCAGTTGCTTTGGCAATGCATGCTATAAACGAAACCACAGAAAATCTCATAACGCTTCAAGTACAGGGTGGTGAATTACGAGTGTCTTTTGATGTCGAAAATGGTTTATATAGTAATGTATGGCTTATTGGACCTGCTAAATTTGTTTTTAAAGGAACTATATGA
- a CDS encoding trypsin-like peptidase domain-containing protein, giving the protein MKKILSLVLVSALGGVFTLGAYKLFLEKEDKNIVVTTTDSKPAFLPTSNISNPLKAYETSDFTTAAENTVNAVVHVKNVSLSSGQMTFEDLFFGRRSQRPQLGTGSGVIINANGYIITNNHVIKNSQELSVTLNNNKTYDAKLVGTDPKTDIALLKIDTDEDLPYVTFADSDEVKIGEWVLAVGNPFNLTSTVTAGIISAKSRNLDPSGRYTQSFLQTDAAVNPGNSGGALVNTNGELIGINTAISSQTGSYVGYSFAVPSNIARRVIEDIMEYGNVQNGILGISGRTLNSDFAEQLGIDDTQGVYVGSIVEDSGAEKSGIKKGDIIKEIDNVKVSKFSDLIGHISAKRANDVVNLTLSRDGSLKTVPVTLIKNETFKMPLVGRIKNAKREDLKRFKAPNGVKIIELSEEYADYWKNNGVNEGSIITSINDIKVNSVDDVQNALRDKSSGSLRIELINSNGEKERYNFR; this is encoded by the coding sequence ATGAAGAAGATTTTATCATTAGTATTGGTTTCGGCATTAGGTGGTGTTTTTACCCTTGGCGCCTATAAACTTTTTTTAGAAAAAGAAGACAAAAATATAGTAGTAACAACTACAGATTCTAAACCAGCATTTTTACCAACCAGTAATATTAGTAATCCTTTAAAAGCCTACGAAACATCCGATTTCACAACAGCTGCCGAAAATACGGTAAATGCCGTTGTACACGTAAAAAATGTATCTCTTAGCTCCGGACAAATGACTTTTGAAGATTTATTTTTTGGAAGACGGTCTCAACGTCCTCAATTAGGAACAGGTTCTGGGGTTATAATAAACGCTAATGGGTATATTATAACTAATAACCACGTCATTAAAAATTCGCAAGAACTGTCGGTAACTTTAAATAACAATAAAACCTATGATGCTAAATTAGTAGGTACAGATCCAAAAACGGATATCGCTCTTTTAAAAATTGATACGGATGAAGATTTACCATACGTTACATTTGCAGATTCTGATGAAGTCAAAATTGGAGAGTGGGTATTAGCTGTTGGTAATCCGTTTAATTTAACATCCACCGTTACTGCAGGGATTATTAGCGCCAAATCTAGAAATTTAGATCCTTCAGGGCGTTATACACAATCATTTTTACAAACTGATGCAGCCGTAAACCCAGGTAATTCTGGTGGAGCTCTTGTTAATACTAACGGAGAACTCATTGGTATTAACACTGCGATATCTTCTCAAACAGGTTCTTACGTTGGTTATTCCTTTGCTGTACCAAGCAACATTGCGCGTAGAGTTATTGAAGATATCATGGAGTACGGCAATGTACAAAACGGTATTCTAGGTATAAGCGGGCGTACTTTAAACAGTGACTTTGCAGAGCAATTAGGTATTGACGATACTCAAGGTGTCTATGTTGGAAGTATCGTTGAAGATTCCGGAGCGGAAAAATCTGGAATTAAAAAAGGTGACATTATAAAAGAAATTGATAATGTTAAAGTATCTAAGTTTTCAGATTTAATAGGTCATATTAGTGCAAAAAGAGCCAATGATGTTGTAAACTTAACACTTTCAAGAGATGGCTCATTAAAAACTGTTCCTGTAACTTTAATTAAGAATGAAACATTCAAAATGCCTTTAGTAGGACGCATTAAGAATGCTAAGCGAGAAGATTTAAAAAGATTTAAAGCACCTAATGGTGTAAAAATAATTGAACTTAGTGAAGAATATGCAGACTATTGGAAAAATAATGGCGTAAATGAAGGCTCTATCATTACATCTATCAATGATATAAAAGTAAACTCGGTTGATGATGTACAGAATGCGTTGCGAGATAAGTCTTCAGGATCATTAAGAATAGAACTTATAAACTCTAATGGCGAAAAAGAACGTTATAACTTCAGATAA
- a CDS encoding glyceraldehyde-3-phosphate dehydrogenase, protein MSFNKTYENELAFQADRRRATVEFIKIISDLWYDKSIELVIFRNQLIDRNVSQILNLHEYAGKFVEKPISIFDSVEIAQAIKTLDIPPAKLDIGKLTYEFHLEDNKHSNATAFVIRKLKDTRKNGDILPKNVVLYGFGRIGRLVAREIMTRTGKGSQLRLRAIVTRGVIDEKILEKRASLLRNDSVHGDFSGTVSVDAKNSALIINGTTVNIISANAPEDIDYTKYKINNALVIDNTGAFRDKKALSRHLKSKGIDKVLLTAPGKEIPNIVYGVNHSENNPDKIDIFSAASCTTNAITPVLKAIEDSFGVKSGHLETIHAYTNDQNLVDNFHKKYRRGRAAGLNMVITETGAGSAVAKALPSLEGKLTSNAIRVPVPNGSLAILNLELKTKTSLNSINTILKKYALEGDLVEQIKFELSDELVSSDIVGSSAPSIYDSKATIVRKDGKNVILYIWYDNEYGYSHQVIRLAKYIAKVRRYTYY, encoded by the coding sequence ATGTCTTTTAACAAAACTTATGAAAATGAGTTAGCCTTTCAAGCAGATCGTCGAAGAGCTACCGTAGAATTTATTAAAATTATAAGTGACCTTTGGTATGATAAGTCTATTGAGTTAGTAATTTTCAGAAATCAACTTATCGATAGAAATGTAAGTCAAATTTTAAATTTGCACGAATATGCCGGTAAATTTGTAGAAAAACCTATCTCTATTTTTGATTCAGTAGAAATTGCTCAAGCTATTAAAACACTTGATATTCCTCCTGCAAAATTGGATATTGGAAAACTTACCTACGAATTTCATTTAGAAGACAACAAGCATAGTAATGCTACTGCTTTTGTTATTAGGAAATTAAAGGATACCCGTAAAAACGGAGATATCCTTCCAAAAAATGTTGTTCTTTACGGTTTTGGTAGAATTGGACGCTTAGTAGCTCGTGAAATCATGACCCGAACTGGTAAAGGCAGTCAACTACGCTTAAGAGCCATAGTAACTCGCGGTGTTATTGATGAAAAAATACTTGAAAAGCGCGCCTCCTTACTACGTAACGATTCTGTTCATGGCGACTTTTCGGGAACAGTTTCTGTAGATGCAAAAAACAGTGCTTTAATTATAAACGGAACAACCGTAAATATTATTTCTGCAAATGCTCCAGAAGATATTGATTATACCAAGTACAAAATAAATAATGCTTTAGTCATTGATAATACAGGTGCTTTTAGAGATAAAAAAGCTTTAAGTAGGCATTTAAAATCTAAGGGTATCGATAAGGTATTATTAACAGCACCTGGAAAAGAAATTCCTAATATAGTTTATGGTGTAAACCATTCAGAAAACAATCCAGATAAAATTGATATTTTCTCAGCGGCCTCATGTACCACTAATGCTATCACACCCGTTCTAAAAGCCATTGAAGATTCATTTGGTGTAAAATCTGGTCATTTAGAAACCATCCATGCTTACACAAACGATCAGAATTTAGTGGATAATTTTCACAAGAAATACCGTCGCGGTCGTGCAGCAGGTTTAAATATGGTTATTACTGAAACTGGAGCAGGTAGTGCTGTTGCAAAAGCTTTACCAAGTTTAGAAGGAAAGCTAACATCAAACGCCATTCGTGTTCCTGTGCCTAATGGTTCTTTAGCTATTTTAAATTTAGAATTAAAAACTAAAACATCTTTAAATAGCATTAATACTATTTTAAAGAAATATGCTTTAGAAGGTGATTTAGTAGAACAAATTAAATTCGAACTCAGTGACGAGTTAGTATCTAGTGATATTGTTGGAAGTTCCGCGCCCTCTATTTATGATAGTAAAGCAACAATTGTACGTAAAGATGGTAAAAATGTTATTTTATATATATGGTACGATAATGAATATGGATATAGTCATCAGGTAATAAGGCTAGCAAAATATATAGCAAAAGTAAGACGTTATACCTATTATTAA
- a CDS encoding tRNA (guanine-N1)-methyltransferase, translating to MNFLKKIPLIILLLIFSLPSFSQTKKDNLSLNSGTIDSQFEFVIQKSYTYKGSGKIYKNVERHWLYTLKSHTLDSLKAVHKDLADTRLVVKKQDKEISDLKQNLSNTQSNLDKTNTEKNNMALFGMQMSKSSYNVLMWTIIAGLLALLILFIYKFKNSNAITKGAKHALAEIEEEFDEHRKTALEREQKVRRQLQDEINKQKGL from the coding sequence ATGAATTTCTTAAAAAAAATCCCTCTCATAATTTTACTTCTCATATTCTCATTACCTTCTTTTTCACAAACAAAAAAAGATAACCTTTCTTTAAATAGCGGCACCATTGATAGCCAATTTGAGTTTGTTATACAAAAGTCTTATACTTATAAAGGGAGCGGTAAAATATACAAAAATGTAGAACGTCATTGGTTATATACATTAAAATCTCATACACTTGATTCTTTAAAGGCAGTACACAAAGACCTTGCTGACACTCGGTTAGTTGTTAAAAAACAAGACAAAGAAATTTCAGATTTAAAACAAAACCTTAGCAATACACAAAGTAATTTGGATAAAACCAATACAGAGAAAAACAATATGGCTCTATTTGGTATGCAAATGAGCAAATCAAGCTACAATGTACTTATGTGGACTATTATTGCTGGTTTATTAGCTCTACTCATTTTATTTATTTATAAATTTAAAAATAGTAACGCTATTACCAAAGGAGCTAAACATGCCCTTGCTGAAATTGAAGAAGAATTTGATGAACACCGAAAAACAGCTTTAGAGAGAGAACAAAAGGTAAGACGTCAATTACAAGACGAAATAAATAAACAAAAAGGATTATAA
- a CDS encoding GNAT family N-acetyltransferase yields the protein MITTIIQASLEHLDDLAPLSDEYRVFYRQPSDPNSVKDFLKERLTKQDSIIYIAYINGVPVGFTQLYILFSSVSMRPMYILNDLYINPNYQNKSVGTTLIDKVKALCKEKGHKGVLYLYKQKSPTLHNIYTNAKAL from the coding sequence TTGATCACGACAATAATACAAGCAAGCTTAGAACACTTAGATGATCTAGCTCCTCTTTCTGATGAGTATCGTGTTTTTTATAGACAGCCATCTGATCCAAATTCGGTTAAAGATTTTTTAAAAGAACGGTTAACCAAACAAGACTCGATTATTTATATAGCTTATATTAATGGTGTTCCTGTTGGTTTTACACAGTTATATATTTTGTTTTCTTCGGTATCAATGAGACCTATGTACATATTGAATGATTTATATATAAATCCTAACTACCAAAATAAAAGTGTTGGCACAACTCTAATTGATAAAGTCAAAGCACTATGTAAAGAAAAAGGTCATAAAGGCGTACTGTACTTATACAAACAGAAGTCACCAACCCTGCACAACATTTATACCAACGCTAAGGCGTTGTAA